A single region of the Podospora pseudopauciseta strain CBS 411.78 chromosome 1, whole genome shotgun sequence genome encodes:
- a CDS encoding hypothetical protein (EggNog:ENOG503PF8K): MTAILLQCALAAAQDARFDSEASAIQQNHAATHGDNPLIACSSCYGSLLDLYRARYFNCPPADLLKDPSLSSQGEWFTSAPPSFLEKLADLIEKAKQYQIHPGLLDEHVKKQKERWYADSLTTLRLRSMVQDEDKAAIAEQLERFTAGSAPIEELMTAVSTSLKKLSGSESPPIDDLSRGLLAATNHTERIEVLKEALFATPSQPTDGSPSGEVPEVHAKYYNMLAQDNASMEQVKDAILSDHQRLSSAQDEIKKVEARLAELRRGQAAYELEKAKKAENKRRLAEQQRSVIPDGLTNLPPCSVCRNPVNPSSFRLCTVCALLSGYELDGADMTVYCGFECEHEGYRNHLKAHSCSAGPTCVHARVDPSGGRQIPNNNHATHDEDTKMSDVLATPADVRFCKECVVNLKKPTAWCSPACVRAHYAQHHEKVHVGGAADGDDRMDTNGGLEGVDFDSQHYIISLADAVKEWEARNGGVRLEE; encoded by the exons ATGACCGCCATCCTTCTCCAATGTGCCCTCGCCGCTGCACAAGACGCTCGTTTCGACTCGGAGGCTTCTGCAATACAACAAAATCATGCGGCGACTCACGGCGACAACCCTTTAATAGCCTGTTCGTCCTGCTACGGTAGCCTCTTGGACCTCTACCGGGCCAGATATTTCAACTGTCCTCCGGCAGACTTGCTGAAAGACCCGTCACTCTCATCCCAAGGCGAATGGTTCACATCCGCCCCCCCATCTTTTCTTGAAAAGCTGGCAGATCTTATCGAAAAGGCAAAGCAGTATCAGATCCATCCAGGCCTTCTTGACGAACATgtaaagaaacaaaaagagcGATGGTATGCTGACAGCCTGACAACGCTGAGATTGAGATCCATGGTGCAAGACGAGGACAAGGCAGCCATCGCCGAACAACTAGAAAGGTTCACCGCAGGATCGGCACCAATCGAGGAGCTCATGACTGCTGTATCGACATCGTTGAAGAAGTTGTCAGGCAGCGAAAGTCCGCCAATAGATGATTTGTCCAGAGGACTTCTTGCAGCCACAAATCACACTGAGAGGATAGAGGTGCTCAAGGAAGCCCTCTTTGCGACACCATCACAACCGACTGACGGTAGCCCGAGTGGCGAGGTGCCCGAGGTCCACGCAAAATACTACAACATGCTCGCACAGGACAATGCCAGCATGGAACAAGTCAAGGACGCAATCTTGAGTGACCATCAAAGATTGTCTAGCGCCCAGGATGAGATCAAAAAGGTCGAGGCAAGGCTGGCGGAGCTGAGGAGAGGGCAGGCTGCCTacgagctggagaaggccAAAAAGGCAGAAAACAAGAGACGGCTTGCCGAGCAGCAGAGGAGCGTGATACCTGACGGGCTGACGAACTTGCCACCATGCTCGGTGTGCCGGAATCCCGTCAACCCTTCGAGCTTCAGACTTTGCACCGTCTGCGCGCTCCTTTCTGGGTACGAGCTCGATGGCGCAGACATGACTGTCTATTGTGGCTTTGAGTGCGAACACGAAGGATAT AGAAATCATCTCAAGGCTCACAGTTGTTCCGCCGGTCCTACATGTGTTCACGCTCGTGTGGACCCATCCGGGGGGCGGCAGAttccaaacaacaaccatgCGACACATGACGAAGACACTAAGATGTCGGACGTTCTTGCCACTCCGGCAGACGTCCGATTCTGCAAGGAATGTGTTGTCAATCTGAAGAAGCCCACAGCGTGGTGTTCTCCGGCCTGCGTTCGTGCTCACTATGCGCAACATCATGAGAAAGTCCACGTCGGAGGAGCCGCTGACGGCGATGATCGGATGGATACTAATGGGGGCCTGGAAGGCGTTGATTTCGACAGCCAGCATTACATCATTTCTCTGGCGGACGCGGTTAAGGAATGGGAAGCCAGGAATGGGGGGGTGCGGTTGGAAGAGTAA